Proteins encoded together in one Verrucomicrobiota bacterium window:
- the ltrA gene encoding group II intron reverse transcriptase/maturase, with translation MINVAMLRESFHLLRRRAASGVDGQSVADYESDLEMNLAGLLERLKSKSYRAKLVRGRYIPKADGKLRPLGIPAVEDKIVQMSARRILESIYEADFTETSWGYRRGKGAREAGGVLREALLSKKVNWVVEADIKSFFTQMDHRKLLKMLPNRIDDEAFVRLIGKWLSAGVLEEDGRIVHPETGIPQGGIVSPVLANVYLHHVLDMRIESDVKSKAHADVVYLRYADDFVCGFYSKKDADRFLLWLRKQLACYGLELAEEKSAVVKFTRFDVKGSGRLGFLGFVFFWSETRKGKKTVRMATHPKRLNAALQAMKQWVRRSRNLPLSKIVPLLRSKLVGHYNYYGVLGNARSLGRYRHGCQRLLYKWLNRRSQKRSYDWDGFCRMWTTMGLPEPKLNVKPCQPILEPLQVYY, from the coding sequence ATGATAAACGTGGCGATGTTGCGCGAGAGCTTCCACCTGTTGCGGCGAAGAGCTGCCAGTGGAGTGGATGGTCAAAGCGTGGCAGACTACGAGAGCGATCTCGAAATGAATCTCGCCGGTTTATTGGAACGTCTGAAAAGCAAAAGCTATCGGGCGAAGTTGGTAAGGGGCAGGTACATCCCCAAAGCGGACGGCAAACTCCGTCCACTGGGTATTCCCGCCGTGGAAGATAAGATCGTGCAAATGTCGGCCCGGCGAATACTGGAGTCGATCTACGAGGCGGATTTTACGGAAACGAGCTGGGGATATCGCAGGGGCAAAGGCGCGCGCGAGGCTGGTGGAGTACTGCGAGAGGCGTTATTGTCCAAGAAGGTCAACTGGGTCGTGGAAGCGGACATCAAAAGCTTCTTCACCCAAATGGACCACCGGAAGTTGCTGAAGATGCTTCCGAATCGCATCGATGACGAAGCCTTTGTGCGGTTGATCGGAAAATGGCTAAGCGCCGGAGTGTTGGAAGAGGACGGACGAATCGTCCATCCCGAAACCGGCATTCCGCAGGGGGGAATCGTTTCGCCCGTTCTTGCGAACGTATATTTGCACCACGTGCTCGATATGCGGATAGAGTCGGATGTGAAAAGCAAAGCGCACGCCGACGTGGTTTATCTGCGTTATGCGGACGACTTTGTCTGCGGCTTCTACAGCAAGAAGGATGCGGATCGGTTTCTCCTGTGGTTGAGAAAGCAGCTGGCCTGCTACGGGCTGGAATTGGCGGAAGAAAAAAGTGCAGTGGTGAAGTTCACCCGTTTCGATGTCAAGGGCAGTGGGCGTCTCGGCTTCCTGGGTTTTGTCTTCTTTTGGTCTGAAACCCGAAAGGGAAAGAAGACCGTTCGAATGGCAACCCATCCGAAAAGGCTCAATGCCGCATTGCAGGCCATGAAACAATGGGTGCGAAGGAGCAGAAACCTGCCGCTGTCTAAGATCGTTCCGTTGCTCAGAAGCAAACTCGTGGGACACTATAACTACTATGGAGTTCTCGGCAATGCCAGGAGTCTCGGTCGTTACCGACACGGGTGCCAGCGGCTTCTCTATAAGTGGTTGAACCGCAGGAGCCAGAAACGCAGCTATGACTGGGATGGCTTCTGTCGAATGTGGACGACCATGGGTTTGCCCGAACCGAAGCTGAACGTGAAGCCTTGTCAACCCATCCTTGAACCACTCCAAGTATACTACTGA
- a CDS encoding LLM class flavin-dependent oxidoreductase — MKFGLDTFGDVTLDKNGKRNSDAQVIRDVVKQAKLADQVGIDGFNVGEHHRDDYAISAPDTVLAGIATATENIQLGTGVTVLSSDDPVRVYQRFATIDALSNGRAEITAGRGSFTESFPLFGYKLEDYEVLFEEKFALLVQLLREGKVTWSGKTRSPLKNQEVFPKTESGSIPIKRGVGGSPESVVRTAQLGVPITFAIIGGDPARFAPMAELYRQALRQTNQPQLPIGIHSPGHIAETDEQAAEELWPHYAKAFGRIGRERGWGEINRQHYEAEVQHGSLYVGSPETVAQKIAYAVEAVGADRFDLKYATGPLQHEKLMKSIKMYGTRVIPRVHEILAENARPQLSA, encoded by the coding sequence ATGAAATTCGGACTCGATACCTTCGGAGACGTCACACTCGACAAAAACGGGAAACGCAACAGCGACGCCCAAGTCATCCGAGATGTCGTGAAGCAGGCAAAACTCGCCGATCAGGTGGGCATCGACGGATTCAACGTGGGAGAGCATCATCGTGACGACTACGCGATCTCCGCACCGGATACAGTCTTGGCGGGGATCGCAACGGCGACCGAGAACATCCAACTCGGAACCGGCGTCACCGTTCTTTCCAGCGATGATCCCGTGCGCGTGTATCAACGATTCGCGACGATCGATGCGCTCTCCAACGGAAGAGCAGAGATTACCGCGGGACGTGGGTCGTTCACCGAATCATTTCCTCTCTTCGGATATAAACTCGAAGACTACGAAGTTCTTTTCGAAGAGAAGTTCGCACTCCTCGTCCAATTGCTCAGAGAGGGCAAGGTGACTTGGTCGGGCAAAACCCGTTCTCCTTTAAAGAATCAGGAAGTCTTTCCGAAAACCGAGAGCGGCAGTATTCCGATCAAGCGCGGGGTTGGCGGTAGCCCTGAGTCCGTCGTTCGCACCGCCCAGCTCGGAGTGCCGATTACCTTCGCGATCATTGGTGGCGACCCGGCCCGTTTCGCCCCCATGGCGGAGCTTTATCGCCAGGCGTTGCGGCAGACCAATCAGCCCCAGCTTCCGATCGGCATTCACTCTCCCGGCCATATCGCAGAAACCGACGAGCAGGCAGCGGAAGAACTCTGGCCTCACTATGCCAAAGCCTTCGGCAGGATCGGACGCGAACGCGGTTGGGGTGAAATCAATCGCCAGCATTACGAAGCGGAGGTACAGCACGGTTCACTCTACGTAGGCTCTCCGGAAACGGTCGCTCAAAAGATTGCTTACGCCGTCGAAGCAGTCGGCGCTGACCGTTTTGACCTGAAGTACGCAACCGGTCCGTTGCAGCACGAAAAGCTGATGAAATCGATCAAGATGTACGGCACGCGGGTCATCCCACGAGTGCACGAAATTCTCGCCGAGAACGCCCGACCACAACTGTCTGCGTAG
- a CDS encoding LysR family transcriptional regulator: MIDLIRMFLVLLEEGSMNRAAKRLRVSQPTLTRQLQALEAELGGSLVERGNWGVRPTDLGFLLRDRMRSILLDYDAAWSEVQAAGQGKVASLRIGYLGLSASRFLNPILQEIREACPEVQLALYDLTPAEQLDALAKGELDVAMIGQEGATGEDRYHRQTMAELPLCAAVPVGHRLSKELEAPFADFAGERFVGAPDAHVPGRNAWISKLCAKAGFKAKFTRDATSLGESFSIVLSDSAISLLPDYVDGSPPPGVVYVRISDPDIRWKYTVMRQAGKGTNAARKTVDLLLKLGRSYQEATEEFG; the protein is encoded by the coding sequence ATGATTGATCTAATCCGCATGTTTCTGGTTCTGCTCGAGGAGGGGAGTATGAATCGGGCGGCGAAACGCCTACGGGTGAGTCAGCCAACCCTGACACGCCAGCTGCAGGCCTTGGAAGCGGAGCTGGGCGGTTCTTTGGTTGAACGGGGAAATTGGGGGGTCAGGCCGACCGATTTGGGTTTTCTGCTGCGGGATCGAATGCGGTCGATATTGCTCGACTATGACGCAGCTTGGTCAGAAGTGCAGGCAGCAGGCCAGGGTAAGGTGGCCAGCTTGCGCATCGGATATCTCGGATTATCCGCTTCGCGATTCCTGAACCCTATTCTGCAGGAGATTCGTGAAGCCTGTCCAGAGGTGCAGCTGGCGCTCTATGATTTAACCCCGGCGGAGCAACTTGATGCACTTGCAAAGGGTGAGCTTGATGTGGCGATGATCGGGCAGGAAGGAGCCACCGGAGAAGACCGCTACCATAGGCAGACCATGGCGGAGCTCCCCCTTTGCGCGGCAGTGCCGGTCGGCCATCGGCTATCGAAAGAGTTGGAAGCCCCGTTTGCGGATTTTGCCGGTGAGCGATTTGTCGGAGCACCGGACGCTCATGTTCCGGGTCGAAACGCGTGGATTTCGAAGCTTTGCGCGAAGGCGGGATTTAAGGCGAAGTTTACCCGGGACGCGACTAGTCTGGGCGAGTCCTTTTCGATCGTTCTCAGCGATTCTGCGATTAGTCTCCTTCCAGACTACGTAGATGGATCCCCGCCGCCTGGCGTGGTCTACGTCCGAATTTCTGATCCCGATATCCGTTGGAAATACACCGTCATGCGCCAAGCGGGAAAAGGAACGAATGCTGCACGAAAGACGGTTGATTTGTTGCTGAAGCTGGGTCGATCTTACCAAGAAGCGACTGAAGAATTTGGCTGA